Below is a genomic region from Caulobacter rhizosphaerae.
GCCAGCACCTGATCGATCTGCTGCTCGCTGTGGGCGGCGCTGACGCTGGTGCGCAGCAGCGGGCGGCTGTCCGGCGTGGCCGGCGGCAGGGCCAGGTTCAGATAGACGCCGTTCTGCAGCAGGGCGTTCCACATGCCGATCGCGCGCTCGGTGTCGGGCATGGTGATGGCCACGATCGGGCTGGAGGTCGGGCCGGTCATGAAGCCCATGGCCGAAAGGCCGTCGTACAGGCGGCGGGCGTTGGCCATCAGCTTGTGGCGCAGCTCGGGCTGCTCTTCCAGGCGGCGCAGGGCGGTCACGGTCGAGGAGACCACGGCCGGCGGCAGCGAGGCGGTGAACATGTACGGACGGCAGGTGACGCGCATGACGTCGAAGTCGTCCATGTCCGAGACGCAGAAGCCGCCGATGGCGCCCAGGCTCTTGGAGAAGGTGCCGACCACGAAGTCGACGTCGTCCTCGACGCCTGCCAGCTCGGCCAGGCCGCGGCCATGTTCGCCCAGCACGCCCATCGAGTGAGCTTCGTCGACCAGCAGGTAGCCGCCCAGCTCGCGCTTCACGGCGGCGATTTCCTTCAGCGGCGCGGTGTCGCCGATCATCGAATAGATGCCTTCGACGACGATCAGGCGCTCGCCCGGAACGTCCTTCATGCGGCGCAGGCGCTTGTATAGGTCTTCCGGATCGTTGTGGCGGAAGCGGATGACCTCGGCGTGGCCCAGGCGCGCGCCGTCATAGATCGAGGCGTGGCTGTCGGCGTCCAGGATCAGGTGGTCGCCGCGGCCGACCAGCGTCGACAGCACGCCCAGATTGGCCTGGTAGCCGGTGGTGAACACCATGGCGTGCTTGCGCTTGTAGAACTTGGCCAGGGCTTCCTCGAGCTCGACGTGCGCTTCGAAGCTGCCGTTGGCGATGCGCGAGCCGGTGGTGCCCGTGCCGCGTTCCTGAACCGCCTTGACCGACGAGGCGATCGCCTGCTCGTCGAAGGTCAGGCCCAGATAGTTGTTGGTGCCTAGCAGGATCGTCCGCTTGCCGTTGATCACGCCTTCGGTGGGCGAGACGACGGCGTCGAAGCGCACGCTGAAGGGATCGGCGCCGGCTTGCCGGATCGCGTTATACGCGTCGCGATACGCGAGGTGCTTGTCGAACAGCCCCATGGCTTAGGCCCTATTCCGTAGGTCTTTAATCAGGGAGGCCAAGTCTCCGGCGGTTTCCACCGAAGCCAGGCGATCCAGAGGAATGGAGATGTCGAAGGTGTCTTCGAGCTCCATGATGATGTTCATCAAGGCCAAGGAATCGACGGCCAGATCGCGGCCAATATGGGTGTCGTTAGTCACATCGACAGAGCGCCCGAGCACCTTGCTCGTAGCCAAGCCGATTTCACGTAAAGTGAGATCCGTAACAGCTTCCATCGACGCGACGATATCCCCGACCAAGGTCCTACATAACCGAATTGTAACAGCCGTCTCGACCGAAAATCGCCGGATTCGACTATTTCCGAGACTTTTTATCCTTCAACCAGCCTTCCGAACGATACCAGCGCACGCTTTGCGCGAATCCCGCCTGGAGAGAGTAACTCACCGGCGGAAAGTCCGGAATCGGATCGTTGCTAGATAGGCCCCAATCGGCGTGAAGCAACTCCCGAGCCTTGCCCGGGGTGAGAATTGTGTCCTTCCCGGTGACGAATGAAGCCCATTTTGACAGCACCGCCAAAGCCTTGATCGCGCCCGAGGGGACCCGCACCAGCCTTG
It encodes:
- the spt gene encoding serine palmitoyltransferase; this encodes MGLFDKHLAYRDAYNAIRQAGADPFSVRFDAVVSPTEGVINGKRTILLGTNNYLGLTFDEQAIASSVKAVQERGTGTTGSRIANGSFEAHVELEEALAKFYKRKHAMVFTTGYQANLGVLSTLVGRGDHLILDADSHASIYDGARLGHAEVIRFRHNDPEDLYKRLRRMKDVPGERLIVVEGIYSMIGDTAPLKEIAAVKRELGGYLLVDEAHSMGVLGEHGRGLAELAGVEDDVDFVVGTFSKSLGAIGGFCVSDMDDFDVMRVTCRPYMFTASLPPAVVSSTVTALRRLEEQPELRHKLMANARRLYDGLSAMGFMTGPTSSPIVAITMPDTERAIGMWNALLQNGVYLNLALPPATPDSRPLLRTSVSAAHSEQQIDQVLAVFAEIGVAMGLIEAPLKRVSA
- a CDS encoding acyl carrier protein — encoded protein: MEAVTDLTLREIGLATSKVLGRSVDVTNDTHIGRDLAVDSLALMNIIMELEDTFDISIPLDRLASVETAGDLASLIKDLRNRA